From a single Asticcacaulis sp. MM231 genomic region:
- a CDS encoding HigA family addiction module antitoxin, translating to MARDAPLPVEHPGTFIEEELDARGWSQADLAYVLDIDVSQLNRLIKGTTNITPDTALALADAFDMPADFFLNLQKMYDLRKAKPADPGVKTRASWLSVFPIREMIKRGWIEDAEPELLDLQMMRFFGKNRIEDIPFVSDAPLIAHAAKKSAYDETTPIQYAWLHRVRKIAEGVPCPLYSEETLRNNLPAIRAHMLDKDDFVRIPEILLQCGVRFVLVEGLPGSKIDGVCVWLGGQPVIGMTLRLDRPDNFCFVLRHEIEHILRGDGKAETFTPVDEFEADERDALPECEIIANDAAADFCVPRARLKSFILRKSPFISERDVLSFAALMEIHPAVVVGQIQNETKKFNWLRKYQTSLRDYLLEWEYKDGWGYQAPTGL from the coding sequence ATGGCTCGTGATGCACCATTGCCGGTCGAACACCCCGGCACATTTATTGAAGAGGAATTGGACGCCCGTGGCTGGTCTCAGGCGGACTTGGCGTATGTGTTGGATATTGATGTTAGCCAACTTAACCGCCTTATAAAAGGCACGACTAACATTACTCCCGACACCGCGCTGGCTCTTGCCGATGCTTTTGATATGCCTGCCGATTTCTTCTTAAATTTACAAAAAATGTACGATCTGAGGAAGGCCAAGCCCGCCGATCCCGGAGTAAAAACGCGTGCATCATGGCTCTCCGTCTTTCCCATAAGGGAAATGATAAAACGCGGCTGGATTGAGGACGCCGAACCGGAATTGCTCGACCTTCAGATGATGCGGTTTTTCGGCAAGAACCGGATTGAAGACATTCCTTTCGTAAGTGATGCGCCATTAATTGCGCACGCTGCCAAGAAGAGCGCATACGACGAAACCACACCGATCCAATATGCATGGCTTCACCGTGTTAGGAAAATTGCCGAAGGTGTTCCTTGCCCACTTTATTCCGAAGAAACCCTCAGAAATAACTTGCCTGCTATTCGGGCGCATATGCTCGACAAGGATGATTTTGTTCGCATACCGGAAATTCTACTTCAGTGCGGGGTAAGGTTTGTGCTTGTTGAAGGGTTGCCAGGGTCGAAAATCGACGGCGTCTGCGTTTGGCTAGGAGGTCAGCCGGTTATTGGAATGACCCTCAGGCTCGACCGGCCAGATAACTTCTGCTTTGTTTTAAGGCATGAGATTGAGCATATCCTCCGTGGAGACGGGAAGGCGGAAACCTTCACGCCAGTTGATGAGTTCGAGGCAGATGAACGTGACGCGCTGCCTGAGTGCGAAATTATTGCAAATGATGCTGCGGCCGATTTTTGCGTTCCGCGTGCGAGGCTTAAGTCATTTATCCTCAGAAAAAGCCCCTTCATTTCTGAACGAGACGTCTTGAGCTTTGCGGCGCTTATGGAAATTCATCCGGCTGTTGTGGTCGGGCAAATACAAAATGAGACTAAAAAGTTTAACTGGCTGCGTAAGTACCAGACAAGCTTACGAGATTATCTTTTGGAATGGGAATATAAGGACGGTTGGGGCTACCAAGCTCCAACTGGTCTGTAG
- a CDS encoding type II toxin-antitoxin system RelE/ParE family toxin translates to MSGMRIVFADCKLALIETEDAGATKLPVAVIKSARRKLTVLRAAVDDRSLRNWKSLHYEKLKGNRESLRSIRLNDQYRLVFELDETTDPQTITILAIEDYH, encoded by the coding sequence ATGAGCGGTATGAGAATCGTGTTTGCTGATTGCAAACTTGCCTTGATAGAGACAGAAGACGCGGGTGCGACAAAGCTCCCAGTGGCCGTCATTAAGTCTGCACGTCGCAAGCTGACTGTCTTAAGGGCGGCAGTCGATGATCGTTCACTAAGGAACTGGAAAAGTCTCCACTACGAAAAACTAAAGGGAAACCGTGAAAGCCTGCGTTCAATTCGATTAAATGACCAGTATCGTTTGGTCTTTGAGTTGGATGAGACTACAGACCCGCAGACAATCACGATATTGGCAATTGAGGATTACCACTGA
- a CDS encoding IS1 family transposase, translated as MNRLTFAKRTQILAMLCEGSSMRSISRVVDVSINTVTKLLVDAGETCLELHNELVRDVQASRIQCNEIWSFRYTKAHTVLGLEDTPEGDGDVWTWTALDADTKLMVSYYVGDRSAESAMVVLDDLRCRIANRVQLITDGHKAYLQAVEGAFGGDIDYAQLLQIYSQAQGPAGRYSPAKFTAAKKTPIEDGSEMKHVSTSYVERSNLTIRMSMRRFTRLTNAFSKKIDNHVYALALYFAFDNFTRIHKTLKVTPAMAAGITDKLWTLEDIAERIEARVS; from the coding sequence ATGAATAGGCTGACCTTCGCCAAACGCACCCAAATCCTCGCCATGCTTTGCGAAGGCTCTTCCATGCGCTCTATCAGCCGCGTGGTTGACGTTTCGATCAACACGGTGACGAAGTTGCTGGTTGACGCTGGCGAGACCTGCCTTGAGTTGCACAATGAACTTGTGCGCGACGTTCAAGCCTCGCGCATACAGTGCAATGAAATCTGGTCGTTCCGCTATACCAAGGCCCACACTGTTCTCGGCCTAGAAGATACACCGGAAGGCGATGGCGATGTATGGACCTGGACCGCCCTTGATGCCGACACGAAGCTTATGGTTTCGTACTATGTCGGTGATCGGTCGGCTGAAAGCGCAATGGTCGTTTTGGACGATCTCCGCTGCCGTATTGCCAACCGCGTTCAATTAATTACGGACGGCCATAAAGCCTATCTTCAAGCCGTAGAGGGCGCTTTCGGTGGCGATATCGATTACGCGCAACTCCTGCAAATTTACAGCCAAGCTCAAGGCCCGGCTGGCCGCTACAGCCCCGCCAAGTTCACCGCTGCCAAGAAGACACCAATTGAGGATGGCTCAGAAATGAAACACGTTTCAACGTCCTACGTTGAACGCTCCAATCTGACCATACGGATGTCAATGCGCCGGTTCACCCGACTAACAAATGCCTTCTCAAAGAAGATCGATAACCACGTTTACGCTCTGGCGCTGTACTTCGCCTTCGATAACTTCACCCGCATACACAAGACGCTTAAAGTTACCCCGGCTATGGCGGCTGGTATCACGGACAAGCTCTGGACTTTGGAAGATATTGCCGAACGCATCGAAGCACGTGTCAGTTAG